One part of the Streptomyces lydicus genome encodes these proteins:
- a CDS encoding 2OG-Fe(II) oxygenase, whose protein sequence is MTATTNHRAGTHPPAGPARRSAPFAARVAATDWAALGEELDAVGCALTPRLLTPADCRALIARYDEAERFRSTVDMARHRFGSGQYRYFADPLPEPVRALREAFYPHLLTVARAWADKLGRPAPWPDSLAEWLRMCHAAGQTKSAQILLRYGAGDWNALHRDLFGERVFPLQVVIGLDEQGTDYEGGEFLLVEQRPRAQSRGTTTVLPQGHGLVFTTRDRPVRSARGWSAGAVRHGVSTVRDGRRHSLGLVFHDA, encoded by the coding sequence ATGACCGCCACCACGAACCACCGCGCCGGGACGCACCCGCCTGCCGGCCCCGCTCGCCGCTCCGCCCCGTTCGCGGCACGTGTCGCGGCCACCGACTGGGCGGCGCTGGGCGAGGAACTCGACGCGGTGGGCTGCGCGTTGACCCCGCGTCTGCTCACCCCGGCCGACTGCCGCGCGCTGATCGCCCGCTACGACGAGGCGGAGCGCTTCCGGTCGACCGTAGACATGGCGCGCCACCGCTTCGGTTCGGGCCAGTACCGCTACTTCGCAGATCCGCTGCCCGAACCGGTCCGGGCCCTGCGCGAGGCGTTCTACCCGCACCTGCTGACCGTCGCCCGGGCCTGGGCGGACAAGCTCGGCAGGCCGGCCCCCTGGCCGGACTCGCTGGCGGAGTGGCTCCGGATGTGCCACGCGGCCGGCCAGACCAAGTCCGCGCAGATCCTGCTGCGTTACGGGGCGGGCGACTGGAACGCACTGCACCGTGATCTGTTCGGCGAGCGGGTCTTCCCGCTCCAGGTCGTCATCGGCCTGGACGAGCAGGGCACCGATTACGAGGGCGGGGAGTTCCTGCTCGTCGAACAGCGGCCCCGGGCCCAGTCCCGCGGCACCACCACCGTCCTGCCCCAGGGCCACGGTCTGGTCTTCACCACCCGCGACCGCCCCGTGCGCTCTGCACGGGGCTGGTCGGCAGGCGCCGTACGCCACGGCGTGAGCACCGTTCGCGACGGTCGTCGGCACTCCCTGGGCCTGGTCTTCCACGACGCCTGA
- a CDS encoding methylated-DNA--[protein]-cysteine S-methyltransferase, with product MTLYTTLDSPLGELLLVGEESATAPGGTALVSLSVPDQKGGVTVQDGWQHAPRAFAEITRQLRAYFDGTLTRFGIEYANTASTRGTDFQQRVWQALESIPYGTTTTYGRIAADIGAARGAVRAVGTAIGANPLLVVRPCHRVIAANGALSGYAGGPARKRQLLGLEGVVPNGSTS from the coding sequence ATGACGCTCTACACCACGCTCGACAGCCCGCTGGGTGAACTCCTGCTGGTGGGCGAGGAGTCGGCCACCGCGCCGGGCGGCACCGCGCTCGTCTCGCTGTCCGTGCCGGACCAGAAGGGCGGGGTCACCGTCCAGGACGGCTGGCAGCACGCCCCCAGGGCGTTCGCCGAGATCACCCGCCAGCTCCGGGCCTACTTCGACGGAACGCTGACCCGCTTCGGCATCGAGTACGCGAACACCGCGAGCACCCGGGGCACCGACTTCCAGCAGCGCGTGTGGCAGGCGCTGGAGTCGATCCCGTACGGGACGACCACGACCTACGGACGGATCGCCGCCGACATCGGGGCGGCGCGCGGTGCGGTCCGTGCGGTCGGAACGGCGATCGGCGCCAACCCGCTGCTCGTCGTCCGGCCCTGCCACCGGGTGATCGCCGCGAACGGGGCGCTCTCGGGCTACGCGGGCGGACCGGCGCGCAAGCGGCAGCTCCTCGGCCTGGAGGGGGTCGTACCGAACGGGAGCACGTCATGA
- a CDS encoding cytochrome P450 family protein, protein MAPNPLESAEFSRDPYPLLAALRTQGAVQRMPTGDGRTTWVVTGWPEARAALADARLSKDTARYFADRPSNRRLAPAVGQSMLATDPPRHGRLRKLAMAAFTPAAVARLAPRVRALAEELADALAARGSGDLIEEFAVPLPIAVISELLGVPEAERAAVRAWSNDLFAAAAPETVDRASHALSACMTRLIASRRAAPSDDVLSGLIAARDEADRLSEAELVSLAVLLVVAGHETTTHLIGNGMLALLKDDALRARLRAEPALLPAAVEEFLRHDAPLTLATFRYATVPVELGGARIAAGEVVLVSPAAANRDPARFAAPDEVRLDRPDQAGRHLSFGHGPHHCLGAPLARLEARIAFEVLLTRFPDIRPASVSWDELEWRRTRLMRGLVRLPVHVDRRAIDR, encoded by the coding sequence ATGGCACCCAACCCGCTGGAGTCGGCCGAGTTCTCCAGGGACCCGTACCCGCTGCTCGCCGCCCTGCGGACGCAGGGAGCCGTCCAACGGATGCCGACCGGTGACGGCCGTACCACATGGGTCGTCACGGGGTGGCCCGAGGCGCGGGCCGCGCTGGCCGACGCGCGGCTGTCGAAGGACACCGCCCGCTACTTCGCCGACCGGCCGAGCAACCGCCGGCTGGCCCCCGCGGTCGGGCAATCCATGCTCGCCACCGATCCGCCGCGCCACGGAAGACTGCGGAAACTGGCGATGGCGGCGTTCACCCCGGCGGCCGTCGCGCGGCTCGCGCCCCGTGTCCGCGCGCTCGCGGAGGAACTCGCCGACGCGCTGGCCGCGCGCGGGTCCGGGGACCTCATCGAGGAGTTCGCGGTGCCGCTGCCGATCGCGGTGATCAGCGAGCTGCTCGGGGTACCGGAGGCCGAGCGCGCGGCGGTGCGCGCGTGGTCCAACGACCTGTTCGCCGCGGCGGCCCCGGAGACCGTCGACCGCGCCTCGCACGCGCTCAGCGCCTGCATGACGCGGCTGATCGCGTCCCGGCGCGCGGCCCCGAGCGACGATGTGCTGAGTGGTCTGATCGCCGCCCGCGACGAGGCCGACCGACTGTCCGAGGCCGAACTGGTGTCGCTGGCCGTGCTGTTGGTCGTCGCGGGCCACGAGACGACCACCCATCTCATCGGCAACGGCATGCTGGCCCTGCTCAAGGACGACGCGCTGCGCGCCCGGCTGCGGGCCGAGCCCGCGCTGCTGCCCGCCGCGGTCGAGGAGTTCCTGCGCCACGACGCACCCCTCACCCTCGCGACCTTCCGCTACGCCACCGTGCCGGTCGAGCTGGGCGGGGCGCGCATCGCGGCGGGCGAGGTGGTCCTGGTCTCCCCCGCCGCGGCCAATCGCGACCCGGCGCGTTTCGCAGCGCCCGACGAGGTACGGCTGGACCGCCCCGACCAGGCCGGCCGGCACCTCTCCTTCGGGCACGGCCCGCACCACTGCCTCGGCGCACCGCTGGCCCGTCTGGAGGCCCGGATCGCGTTCGAGGTGCTGCTGACACGTTTCCCCGACATCCGTCCGGCGTCGGTGAGTTGGGACGAGCTGGAGTGGCGGCGGACACGCCTGATGCGGGGGCTGGTGCGCCTCCCGGTACACGTCGACCGGCGAGCCATTGACCGGTGA
- a CDS encoding HD domain-containing protein yields MPETPVCRAALEVASAYCSPALLNHSVRAYVWATAYASLHDIAFDPELLYVSAMLHDIGLVKEFDSHTVPFEEAGGHVAWVFGAGAGWPVERRVRASEVIVRHMWDDVPVEADPEAHLLVFSTSLDISGRRPDTLPADLRAEVLERYPRLGLGEEFLACFRDQAARKPDSSAAGAVRSGIATRIGANPLDV; encoded by the coding sequence ATGCCGGAAACCCCGGTCTGTCGCGCCGCGTTGGAGGTGGCGAGCGCCTACTGCTCCCCCGCACTGCTGAACCACTCCGTACGCGCCTACGTCTGGGCGACGGCCTACGCGTCGCTGCACGACATCGCCTTCGACCCGGAGCTGCTGTACGTGTCAGCGATGCTCCACGACATCGGGCTGGTCAAGGAGTTCGACAGCCACACCGTGCCCTTCGAGGAGGCGGGTGGCCATGTGGCGTGGGTGTTCGGCGCGGGCGCCGGGTGGCCGGTGGAGCGGCGGGTGCGGGCGTCCGAGGTGATCGTCCGGCACATGTGGGACGACGTACCGGTGGAAGCGGACCCGGAGGCCCATCTGCTGGTGTTCTCCACGTCGTTGGACATCTCCGGGCGGCGTCCCGACACACTGCCGGCGGACCTGCGCGCCGAGGTGCTGGAGCGGTATCCGCGGCTCGGCCTCGGCGAGGAGTTCCTCGCCTGCTTCCGGGACCAGGCAGCACGCAAGCCGGACAGCTCCGCCGCGGGCGCGGTGCGCAGCGGCATCGCCACCCGCATCGGCGCCAATCCGCTGGATGTGTAG
- a CDS encoding 2-hydroxy-3-oxopropionate reductase: protein MSTLPKIAWIGLGIMGSPMAENLIKAGYAVTGYTLEADKLERLAQAGGTAAGSIAEAVRDADIVITMVPASPQVEAIAYGPDGILDNAKSGALLIDMSSITPQTSIDLAKAAGDKGIRVLDAPVSGGEAGAVEAVLSIMVGGQQADFDAARPVLEALGKTIVLCGPHGSGQTVKAANQLIVAVNIQACAEAVVFLEKSGVDLAAALDVLGGGLAGSTVLARKTDNFKNRDFKPGFRIDLHHKDMGIVTDAARTVGAALPVGSLVASLVAALRAQGDGGLDHSALLRGVERLSGHTTES from the coding sequence ATGAGCACCCTTCCCAAGATTGCGTGGATCGGTCTGGGCATCATGGGCTCGCCCATGGCCGAGAACCTGATCAAGGCCGGCTACGCCGTGACCGGCTACACCCTGGAGGCCGACAAGCTGGAGCGGCTGGCGCAGGCCGGCGGCACCGCGGCCGGCTCGATCGCCGAGGCGGTCAGGGACGCCGACATCGTGATCACCATGGTCCCGGCCTCCCCGCAGGTCGAGGCCATCGCCTACGGCCCCGACGGCATCTTGGACAACGCCAAATCCGGCGCGCTGCTGATCGACATGTCCTCGATCACCCCGCAGACCTCCATCGACCTGGCCAAGGCCGCCGGTGACAAGGGCATCCGCGTGCTGGACGCCCCCGTCTCCGGTGGTGAGGCCGGCGCCGTCGAGGCCGTGCTGTCGATCATGGTCGGCGGTCAGCAGGCCGACTTCGACGCCGCCCGCCCCGTGCTGGAGGCCCTGGGCAAGACCATCGTGCTGTGCGGCCCGCACGGCTCCGGCCAGACCGTCAAGGCCGCCAACCAGCTCATCGTCGCCGTCAACATCCAGGCCTGCGCCGAAGCGGTGGTCTTCCTGGAGAAGTCCGGCGTCGACCTGGCCGCCGCCCTCGACGTCCTGGGCGGCGGCCTGGCCGGCTCCACCGTCCTTGCCCGCAAGACCGACAACTTCAAAAACCGCGACTTCAAGCCCGGCTTCCGCATCGACCTGCACCACAAGGACATGGGCATCGTCACCGACGCCGCCCGCACCGTCGGCGCCGCCCTGCCCGTCGGCTCCCTCGTCGCCTCCCTCGTCGCCGCCCTGCGCGCCCAGGGCGACGGCGGCCTGGACCACTCCGCCCTCCTGCGCGGCGTCGAACGCCTCTCCGGACACACCACCGAAAGCTGA